The DNA window ATCAATTGTGAACAACTTCTCTTAAAACATTAATTGATCTGAATGCTCCAAAGTTATCTAAATGATATTGGTAGTACCTAATTAATAATTCCAACAATTGAAATCTATCAGCTCCCTTAAGGGGCATTTGATTAAAATTTATAAGCTTTTCAACAATTTTGGATTGCCGGGTATCCATTAGAACACCGGCCGAATTAAAGTCTTTTAGTTGGTTTGGAGCAAAACCTAGAAATGAACTTAACTTCAACATAAAATCAATATGAAAATCCTCAATATGGTCTTTAATTTGATCAAACAATGCAATCTGCTCAACCAAAAAATTGAACTTAGCGGAATTCGCACTTTCTTCTTTTAGACATTTAATCAGCAATTCAGCCAGAAACATTGCGATAATAATTTTAAAAGGATGAAATGGAATACTCCTGAATGGAAGGAACAGCTTTAATTCTGAAATACGCTGAATTTCTTTGTTTTGATTTTCATAAACAACCATTTCCAAAATATTCAGACTTTGAAAATAGGCCATTTTATTGCCTTTTTTACTACTTTTTACGCTGTTGACTATATAGGATCTAAGGCCAAATTCTTCTGTATAAACCTTAGCTATTATCGAGTTTTCCTTATAACTGATATAGCCTAAAACAATTCCGCGTGTCTTGTGAAGCATTATTCAATAATAGCAAATTTTGTATTGCAGAATTCTTCACCATCTTCCGTCGTAGTTAGAATATAATATACGCCTGATTTCGGTTTTGTATTGTTGTAGGATCTAAGATTCCAGGTAATTGAATTCCCTGTTGCTGTCTGCTCATAAAACAACTTCCCGCCATTGTCAACAATCTTTACTATGGCATTTTGTGGAATATTATAAACACTTAAGTTTCCCTGATATCCGGGTTTTACAGGATTGGGAAATACTTTTATATCATCGCAAACACTATTTGAACTCGTAGCTGTACCACGATAAGATACAATTCCATCATTGGTTGCAAAAAAGACTTCCCCGTTTTGTTCATTGATTTCGATATCTACGATTCTGTTGCTTATCAAAGGGCTGTTATCGACTGTAAAATTAGCGATTACGTTTGTGCCATCCGGTTCAAATAACCACACACCGTTATTTGTTCCCACCCATTTTCTATTAGCCGGATCTACTTCTATTGATGTTATTATCTCCTCGCGCAATAAAGGTCTGTTTTCAAAAATGGGAGTACTGGCATCAACATTTCCACCTTCAAAAATTCTATCAGGATTGAAAAATACTGCGACTCCATCATTGGTTCCAACCCAAATATCTCCGTCAAGATCAATTGCCATATCATTTACAGCATTGGTTGGAAGGTTGCCATTTCCTTCTGCCGCATTCAAACTTCTTATTTGATTTTCTTCTTCATTAAACACAATTATACCTCCGGTGATATTAATTACTCTACACCAAATGTTGTTGCCTTCGTCTGTCAGCATTTGATCAATACGATCGAGATTTTGAGCAGAAAAAGGAAGTGTTCTCCATCCATTTTCCGGACTGTAAAAATTAATTGGCGTCGGCGATTCATTATTTGCCAGCACTAGTTCACCCTCCTGATTTTCGGTCATTGCGGTAACTCGCGTAGAGGCAAAACCATCCAAAATGTTAAATAATGTGGAGTTATTCGAATTAAAAACCTGAAAAGAGTCTGAATTATATTGCAACAGAACTCCATATCCAATTGATCCCAGTGCCAGTAAATTGGCGGATTTATAAAAGTAGGGTTCGTAAAGATCAAGAAGGAATTTCCCTATATTTTTAGTATTTGGCAGCTCCTTCGGTAAATAATTAATCCATTCTCCATTTTCATAAATAGAATATCCAAAATCGTTTAGTTGTTGTGTAAAATTTGTCTTTCTTCCTCCCGATGTCACCACCAGCATTCCATCATTATAGGCCATACGGGCTACAAGATTCTTAAATGGCCCATTTGGATTATAGAATTCATATTCACCGCTCAGATTTGAAATAAGACCTCTGTCCGGCGAAGAAATCCAATATTTCCCGTTTTTATCTATTAGAAAATCATCAGGAGTTGGAAAAATTTCAAGCTCGGATATTGTATTGCTAAAGGTGTCAGTGGCATTCCACAATTGGACATTATTGCCTGTTATCAATATAAATTGATCCTTGATAATTTTAAGCTTTTTTATTTGACTTCCCAGTCCGGGCATTCTTTCCTGCCATTTCCCGGATTCATATTGCCATAACTCGGCAGAATTGCTATTGTTTCTTGCTACAAATATTGAATTGTTAAAGGAAACTAAATCCGAAAAATTATTTTGAGGAACACTGTCAGCAGAAACAAACAAACGCCAATTATTTACATCTTGTAAATTGACTGAACTATTATAAGGAGCCTGCATTATTCCCTGGGATGTAGACAAATAAATGCTGTCGCCATTTGTATCCACGGTGCTGGCATAAATTTCAATTTGACTGTTATTTCCAAGTCCAAGATTTCTGTAATCTTCAGCGACTTCAATTTTCCTCAAATCTAATTTTACCAATCCAAACGAACAGGAGAGAAAAGCAAAATCTCCATCAATGGATATGTGATTAATTCTTTTGGAACCAACAATTGCAGAAGATTGAATTATCGCATCGATGTTTATTATATAACCATCGCTATCCACTAGGTCTATATTACCGCTTTCATATGCTATTATTAAAGTAGCTAGTGCTTTATGATATTTTAACACAGAAATCCTGTTATCGTTTAGCCCTTGAATTTTACTTATTTTATCAAATATTCCGGTCTTAGGATCTACTCTAAACAATCCATTTTCTGAAGCTGCATAAATGTAATTATTGGTTTCTTCTATCGAATTTATTTGGTAATAAGAAAAATGCGTCCTCCAGCTTCCAACGGGAATATTTGATTGTGCCGAGATTTTTGAAAATCCAAGGCAATTCAGGATAAATAAAATACTTAAAAAAGTATATTTCATGGCTTGAGAACGCGACTTATACCGTCTTATTTTACTCATCGAGATTGAAACAAGCGCGACATCTAGCCTGGTATTCATCGGATGCTCCAAGCATAACAGTTTTATTAGACTTCTTAATGCGATATGAAAATGAAGCCAGACTTCCACAGCGCACACAAATGGCATGAAGCTTTGTAATAAATTCTGCATTAGCCATTAACTGAGGCATTGGACCAAAAGGATTACCCATATAATCTTTGTCCAAGCCCGCTACAATTACTCTCTTACCCTCATCGGCAATGGTTTTGATAATATCGATAATTTCTTTGCTAAAAAACTGGGCTTCATCAATGGCAATTACCTGGGCATCTTTTGATAATTTAAGAATGTCATTCTCATTCTCGATAACTATTGACTCCATTTCACTTTCATCATGCGAAACAACTTTTTTTTCATGATATCTTTTATCCAAAGAAGGTTTAAACAATTCTATTTTTTGTTGTGCAATTTTAGCACGACGCAAACGACGCATAAGCTCTTCTGTTTTACCGGAAAACATGGGTCCTGAAACCACTTCTACCCATCCCGAATTGGCAATTTCGCTATCCTGAAAAAAAGGTTCTGTAAACATATTAGTAGGAGTATTTCATATGAGGTAATTTATTTTCAGGACTCACTTCAATCTCTATGTCCCCGCTTATTTTACATTGACAAGCCAATCTTTGATTTTCATTTAATAAATTTTTATTTCTATACTTCAATTCTGCTCCTGTCAAAGAACTGATATTTTCAGTTCCATTTATTAAAGTCAATTTACAAGTAGTACATCGCCCTTTTCCGCCACATGTATGCATCCAGTCTATGAATTCAGAATGAATAGCTTCCAAAACTGAATTATTTGAAGGGTAAAATGGTACCTTTCTATTGAAGAGGTTCTTAATAAGAATATCTGGCATCTTTTTTAACTTCGCAAATGAAAGAAAATTCACTATGGAGAGCAAACTAAACCTTATTGCCATACAGGACTATTCTGATGAATTAGCTGGAATTTTTCTAAATGAGCTAAAAGGCCAAAAAAGTCATTTTTCAGGAAAGGATATTTTATCGCTAAATGAAGTGAAACAAGTTAACCTTTTTATTTTGAAAGAGATTTTTTTTAGCTGGAAAGTTCAAAATATACAAATGAGAAGTCCTTATTTTGATTTTGACAAAAAGGAAGTTAGTGAGTCCCTTAAGGATTTCATGAATTTGTTGTCCAGACATATTAATGTTCCTTTTGAATTAATGCATGGGCTTTACAGCCTTGCCATCAGGGACACCATACTTTTTTATCTTGTGCCAGATTATTTTCTGGTTCACTTCATTAATGAATTGGAGGATGACATGCTTAACCGTGAGACATTAAATCAGTACAAAACTTATTTGGATCTCAATAGGAAAATGTATGAAAATTTCCTTGCCAAAATAGACACAGAGAAAATAGACATAAGCAATAGAGAAAAGCTGGGTGAACTAATTCATTCGATAAGTTTTGACGCAGAGGAAAAGGAGATATTCGACTATTTTTCATCAAAGAAAAATCTGGATATAGAGCTGTTTTTAAAAATTGAGGAAACTGAAGAAAGCGAGATTAAACCTAAAGCGGATACATTTAAAGAGGGGAAGAGTTATCAATTTGATAATGAGCAAATTGTAAATGAAAAATATAAAACTGATTCGGGAATTCTCAATGACAAACACAAAGGAGAAAAGTCATCGTCTTTGCTCGATAATATGCAAAAACAGAAAATCAATAGCATTTCAAAATCAATATCACTGAATCAGAGATTTGTTTTTATTAAAGAGTTGTTTGGCGGCAATCTTGATAATTACGATAAGGCCTTAAATACTTTGGATTCCTTTAAATCCTGGGAAGAGGCAAATCAATTTATCGAAGAAGAGCTTGCTCCTGAATACAACTGGGATATTTCAAAAGAATCGGTGGCAGAGTTTAATGAAATAATAGAACGAAAATACAAATAGTCTATCTGCCAAGAATTTGTAATCTGTGGGCATCTAATTTTAGCAAGGTAAAAAGCAAAATTGAAAAAGCAACTAATGCCGAACCACCATAACTAAAAAATGGCAAGGGTATTCCAATGACAGGAAAGAGGCCAATTGTCATACCGATATTTACCATAACATGAAACAAAAATATACTCGTCACAGCATAGCCATAGGCCCTGGCGTATCTCGACTTTTGGCGCTCAGCAATTTGAACGAGTTTTATTAGAAAAAATACAAAAACAGAGACCAAAATAAGCGAGCCAACAAACCCGTGTTCCTCTCCAACGGTACAAAAAATATTGTCCGTACTCTGATCCGGAATAAAATCAAATTTTGTTTGTGTTCCTTTTAAATATCCTTTGCCCCAAAATCCACCACTTCCTATGGCAATTTTAGATTGAGTCACCTGCCAGCCTGCTCCCATTGGGTCTGCATTTGGGTTAATAAATACCTGAATTCTATTTTGCTGATGGGGTTTTAATACATTGTTAAAAACATAATCCACGCTGATTACTAATCCAATGGAATAGACCACAGCCATGATTACCAAAATGATCCGCTTTGCTTCTTTCAAACTCAATAATATTCCGAGTATTCCAAGGATGATCATTGCCACGATAATTACAATTTTTGAAACCAATAAGGTCAAAATAAAAAGTATGGCTGAGAGTACACCTATTATTAAAATTATCGGTGACATACCTTCTCGAAACAAAACCAAAATAAAAGCAGAGTACACCAAAGCAGATCCGGTATCGCCCTGCAGCACTGTAAGGGCAAGAGGAATTATTATGATTGCAGCTATGGCCACAATGTGTTTGAATTTTCTGAAGCTGAAATTAGATTTATTTAAAAACTTTGCCAGAGCCAGTGCGCAGGCATATTTTGCAAATTCAGATGGTTGAATTCGCACTCCACCTATTTGAAACCAGGATTTTGAACCGGCAACTTCGGTTCCCAAAAATAATACGGCAATTAGGCTGGCGATTACCATAAAATAAATAAGCCATGAAAAGGTGCGGAAAAAGCGGAAATCCATGAGCATAATTATCGAAGCAAATACCAGGGATATTCCAATCCATATTAATTGCTTTCCTGAATTAAGAGAAAAATTGAAAATACTTGTAGGATTTTCGGGATCGTATACAGCGGCATAGATATTAAGCCAACCAAATGTAATCAGGGCTAAATAAATTGCAATTACAGTCCAGTCGATATTATCCGTAAGTCTTCCTTCGGTTCTCATTAATAAATGAATTCACCTTTCTTTATATAGTCTTCGAGCCAGGTCCGTTTGATCTCTCCCAACAAATATTTTTCGATCATCAAACCACTAATACCGGCAGCCGCTCGCCCTCCTTGTCCTGAATTTTCTACAAATACCGAAATGGCAATTTTTGGATTTTCTTTTGGGGCAAAACAGATAAAAACGGAGTGATCCTCACCATGGGGATTTTCAGCTGTTCCGGTTTTTCCGCAAACATCGATTCCAGGTACATTGGCGCGCAATCCTGTGCCTTTTTTTACCACTTGTTCCATGGCGTCTATAACAATTGGAAAATGCCCAGTATCAATACTTGTATAATTTCGGACTTTGTATGTTTCAGGAATACTTTCTTTTTCATCGATGTCCTTAATAAAATGTGGAGTCATATAATAACCTCTATTAGCAAGTATCGCTGCCAAATTGGCCATTTGAATCGGTACAATTGAAATTTCACCTTGTCCGATTGCCAGACTGTAAATCGTAGAAAACTTCCAACGGTTATCGCCGTAAAGCTTGTCATAATAGGCGGGTTGCGGAATAAAACCTCCTTTTTCATTTGGAATGTCAATTCCAAGTGGGGTTCCAAAACCAAAACTTCTGATGTGTTTATTCCAGGTGGCCAATCCAATTTCAGAGTCTTTGTAGGTATTCTCATCCAAATTCTGATTAATAATTCTTTTGAAAGTTTCTCTAAAATAGGGATTGCAT is part of the Hyphobacterium sp. CCMP332 genome and encodes:
- a CDS encoding (2Fe-2S)-binding protein; translated protein: MPDILIKNLFNRKVPFYPSNNSVLEAIHSEFIDWMHTCGGKGRCTTCKLTLINGTENISSLTGAELKYRNKNLLNENQRLACQCKISGDIEIEVSPENKLPHMKYSY
- a CDS encoding thymidine kinase, which produces MFTEPFFQDSEIANSGWVEVVSGPMFSGKTEELMRRLRRAKIAQQKIELFKPSLDKRYHEKKVVSHDESEMESIVIENENDILKLSKDAQVIAIDEAQFFSKEIIDIIKTIADEGKRVIVAGLDKDYMGNPFGPMPQLMANAEFITKLHAICVRCGSLASFSYRIKKSNKTVMLGASDEYQARCRACFNLDE
- the recO gene encoding DNA repair protein RecO → MLHKTRGIVLGYISYKENSIIAKVYTEEFGLRSYIVNSVKSSKKGNKMAYFQSLNILEMVVYENQNKEIQRISELKLFLPFRSIPFHPFKIIIAMFLAELLIKCLKEESANSAKFNFLVEQIALFDQIKDHIEDFHIDFMLKLSSFLGFAPNQLKDFNSAGVLMDTRQSKIVEKLINFNQMPLKGADRFQLLELLIRYYQYHLDNFGAFRSINVLREVVHN
- the rodA gene encoding rod shape-determining protein RodA: MRTEGRLTDNIDWTVIAIYLALITFGWLNIYAAVYDPENPTSIFNFSLNSGKQLIWIGISLVFASIIMLMDFRFFRTFSWLIYFMVIASLIAVLFLGTEVAGSKSWFQIGGVRIQPSEFAKYACALALAKFLNKSNFSFRKFKHIVAIAAIIIIPLALTVLQGDTGSALVYSAFILVLFREGMSPIILIIGVLSAILFILTLLVSKIVIIVAMIILGILGILLSLKEAKRIILVIMAVVYSIGLVISVDYVFNNVLKPHQQNRIQVFINPNADPMGAGWQVTQSKIAIGSGGFWGKGYLKGTQTKFDFIPDQSTDNIFCTVGEEHGFVGSLILVSVFVFFLIKLVQIAERQKSRYARAYGYAVTSIFLFHVMVNIGMTIGLFPVIGIPLPFFSYGGSALVAFSILLFTLLKLDAHRLQILGR